The sequence CCAAGCTCTTCGTCTTATGGAATCAGAAAACTCCAAGGTGCAATCGATCTTGCTCTATAATCTTGTTCATATTcattaatttctaatttcatCATCAAAGCCCTAAATTTTCTTTCGCTTATGATTGCTATCATCCAATAATCAGATGCAAAACCCTCCTGAATTCGTTCCAGAAGAAAGTTGAATATAGTCCaataatttttcatgttttacaAGCAAAATCCCATCTTTTTTGTTCTTGCTGCAATTGTAGACCAGTTTTAATCTTTATAGCAGTTcaaaatttcatcttttttcccaatttttgattttttttgaagCCATGAAATTGGTATGGAGCTTCCTCAATTGCTCCAATGCAAGCCCTTTGAATGCGAGAATCCACTTGGAATATCTCTCAGAGAAgcctttgttcttcttcaaaGCCAATTGAAGCCCCCTTTCTCATTGAAAATTCCCAATCCTTCAGAGTACTCACAACTCAATCTTGCTATAGTTTATGGAATTCTAACTCAACCCCAATTAGCTAAAACTCATCTTACTCACCTCCATGCCATTGTCACTGATGGATATTGTTTCTTCACCTCCACCTTGATCAAGTTAGTGAATGATTCTTTCCCTAGGCTTCTTGGCACTCCAAGAACTCAGCTTTTATGGTTGACTTCCAAGTTAGTCGATGTTTCTGCTGTAAAGATTGAGGCTTTGTTGGTGTTGTTATTGAGATGGATAATTGGCGGTGATTTCTCTGAACCAAATTTATGGTTGTGTGCAGAGCTTCTTAAGATGTTCTTGGATAAATGGGAATGGTTGTCTAATGATCCATTGGTGCTCACAAGTGCATTGTTTGCATATCTTCGGTTGTTGGCCGATCACTATAGGCTTGCAGGAGGTGTGAAGCTAGAAGCATTGAAGCGGATGGAGATTGATTTCTGTGTCAGAGTGTTGAGAGAGTGTTTTGGTTTGTGTTTAAAAATTGGTCGTGACCTTGTTCGGCTTTTGCAAGATGTGGTTTACATTCCTGAGTTAAAAGAATTGTGGAAGGATTTGCTGTTCAATCCTGATGTGTTTCGAGTTTCGGGTTTTTCTGATATCTCACAATTATATTGTGTGAGGACCCCGAAGCATTATTTCTTGCTGAGGATCAACCCTGAGATGGAAACCGAGTTGAGATTTTTGCTTTCCTTTGTCAAATGGGGGAGTCAGAAGAGATACCAAGTTTGGTTTGCTAAGAAACACTTTTCTCTGCCGGGTAGTGAGACTGTCATGGTCGACATTGTTCGGTTTATATGTTGTGCTCACCATCCTTCAAATGAGATCATTCAATCTAGTGTCATACCAAGGTGGGCAATAATTGGTTGGCTTTTGAAATGCTGCAGGAGAAACTACTTCCAGGCAAATCTAAAGCTCGCATTGTTCTTTGATTGGCTGTTTTATGATGAGAAGCATGATAATATCATGAACATAGAGCCTGCAATTCTTTTGATTCTGAACTCTGTGCCAAAGTATGTCGACATTACTCACACCCTGCTTGACTTTCTGTTCTTGTTAGTGGACAACTATGATTTTAATAGGAGAGAAATGATTGCTCGGTGTGTTTCGACATCTTTCAGTTTACTGCTTCAGAAAGGTGTTGTTCACTCATTCGAACCTCTGACTTCTTGCTGTTTGCTCGCTCCGCCAATCCATCAGAGACTTGCTATCTTTATAGCTCCTAAATCAACATTGAACTCGTTTGCCCCTCAAGTTATTACTGAAGGAGAGGTAGGAAAGTGATAATTTCCCCTAGTTTATATGAAGATTGTTGTATCAAATCAATTTGAAGCATTCTTGATGTTTACTGCCAAATATTTTAGAACTTCAATTTTCTGAGTCTTCATCTTCCACACAAAACAGGTATTGTGAAGAAAATTTACAGAGGACATGACATTCAATTGATCAATCTAAGCAATACTATGCGTTCATTGCTAAGCCATTGTTCTTTGGCCACATAATTGAACATTACCAGCAGGTATTGTTAAGTCTATTCAAAACAGATTGCATCAAAAACTCAAATATCATTTTCAGCTCacaaagaaaaaaccaaatCTCAAGCTCCAGCTACGGCAATGTGTTGTTTGTAATCCTCAGAGCATCACCTAAGTTGGTATTCAAAGTGTTTCTCATTGTTCTTCTTCCAATTCCACCTCCTCCTGCATTGCCCTTTCGCATCATTGCTGCAAACTCATTGTAATCTATTTGACCATCCTGTAAATGAAATGCAGAAACGAAAATTAAGCAAATGGATCAAATGCAAACAATCAGTATTGTTGATTTTGAATGACCATGGGACTCACATTATCttgatcaatttctttgatcatttcttcAAGATGAACGTCATCCAGGCCAAATTCTCGGCATGCTTGGGAAAGTTCATCGATTGTTATATAACCACTCCCGTCTTTATCAAAAAAGGAGAATGCCGACATCAAATTTTCTTCTCTCTCCAACTTGTTAAGATGCACGGTCGCAGCGAGAAATTCACCATAGTCAATGGTCCCACTATTGTCTATATCAGCCTGTCACCAtttcaaacaataaaattaagacCTTCATAAgaaccaaaaacaaagaaacaaaaccgTGTTAGGTTTGGACATAATGTTTACCGCATTCATTAGTGCCTGGATTTCAGATTCCATCAATTCTGACCCGACTCTCCTCAGCCCATCTTTGAGTTCGTCAAACGTTATTGTCCCGCTGTTGTCAGTATCAATCATTTTGAACAACTCCTTCAAACCACCGATTTCTTCTTCTGAGAGACTTTCTGCAATGACCTGTATGCAGATTCGGAGATGTTAATGCATTCTCAAGGTATTTGGAGTGAAGCATATAACATGAAATTAATCACAAATATATTTAGATTCGATGACAAGAGAGCTACTATTACAAGGAGAAAGAAAGATCATTAATAAAGTTGGATCTTGTCAGTTGAAACGAATACTTCTTCGTTAAAGTATCAGCCATATTGCTCACAAAACAATTTTTCAGTGATGGCACACTAACAAACTTTCATAAATCCCTGAGTTTATAGGCTATATAAAATGCAACATATAACTTGCTTTTCATGTTTACAATATTAACTAAGTGGTTGTAGCATAACCATGTATATCAGAAAAATGAACAAgcatatatcaaatataaataagaatCAGCCTTTTACTAAAATGTAGTTACAAGGTGTCAATACCAATTAACTGTAACAATTTATGAGCCATGTATATATGCGAAGAAAACTAACACAAGGAGGTCACTCTTACTCGCAGTGCCATCTTTTTAAGTTTGTTCATAGCTGAGAAATGCTTCAGTCGAGATAAAACAGCAGAGTCAAGAGGCTTATCAGGAGCTACTCTGTCATCGACAATCCATGGGTGGCCTGgcataaagattaaaaaaaaaaagaaattgtttgCGGGAAGGACCTCTGTCATCTTATCGGTTCAATTACTATGTTAAAACTTTTATGAGTCATAATATATCAATGTAGACACTTACTTAAAACTTCATGAGCTGTGAATCTTTTCTTTGGATCTCGATTAAGCATTCTGCGTATCAGGTCTTTCGCACTTTCAGAAATGCATGGCCAAGGTTCTGACTCGAAGTCCAAACGCCCCTGCAAGATCTGTCTGAAAATTCCGGCTTCCGTTTCTAGATAgacattttcatataaaaaatctcAATTCAACTTGAGAAGACATTTTCATGCATTAATTAATTTGCTATCCGACGAAGTACCTGCCCAAAATGGTGGAACACCACTTAACAAAATATACAAGATGACTCCAGCACTCCATACATCTGCTTCTGGACCATACAGCTTCCGCAGCACCTCTGGTGCGACATAGTACGGACTTCCAACCACATCAGAGAAGGTATCCCCTAAAATTATCCAACACATTTCGCTCAATACCAACAAATCAtgctttaataaaatatgacatGAAGTCATGTTGAACTCCATGAATGTTATACCCAATATTATGAAAATTCATTAAAACAAGATGAGGAGATTAAATGATCCTCATTAACtaaacaaagaataaatcaaacaagATCACATGGCAGAAGATAACATAGTGGGCTGAGTTTACAGACAACATAATAAAGGCTACAATTAATAAGCAATGAACATGTAAATAGTTTTAatcaactttgaaaaaaaaagtacaaatcaACATGAATGCACTATGATCCATCACAATAAATAGAAGAATGAACTACAAAATCAAGATAGTGCATCTACTGAAGTCTAATCAAACTAACTCATTATTCATTGAAGATAGCAAGCAAGTAAATACGAGTAATGAATGGAATGCATACCGATAATCTTAACTAGTAAg comes from Dioscorea cayenensis subsp. rotundata cultivar TDr96_F1 chromosome 15, TDr96_F1_v2_PseudoChromosome.rev07_lg8_w22 25.fasta, whole genome shotgun sequence and encodes:
- the LOC120277932 gene encoding integrator complex subunit 3 isoform X3, which produces MFLDKWEWLSNDPLVLTSALFAYLRLLADHYRLAGGVKLEALKRMEIDFCVRVLRECFGLCLKIGRDLVRLLQDVVYIPELKELWKDLLFNPDVFRVSGFSDISQLYCVRTPKHYFLLRINPEMETELRFLLSFVKWGSQKRYQVWFAKKHFSLPGSETVMVDIVRFICCAHHPSNEIIQSSVIPRWAIIGWLLKCCRRNYFQANLKLALFFDWLFYDEKHDNIMNIEPAILLILNSVPKYVDITHTLLDFLFLLVDNYDFNRREMIARCVSTSFSLLLQKGVVHSFEPLTSCCLLAPPIHQRLAIFIAPKSTLNSFAPQVITEGEVGK
- the LOC120277932 gene encoding integrator complex subunit 3 isoform X1 gives rise to the protein MELPQLLQCKPFECENPLGISLREAFVLLQSQLKPPFSLKIPNPSEYSQLNLAIVYGILTQPQLAKTHLTHLHAIVTDGYCFFTSTLIKLVNDSFPRLLGTPRTQLLWLTSKLVDVSAVKIEALLVLLLRWIIGGDFSEPNLWLCAELLKMFLDKWEWLSNDPLVLTSALFAYLRLLADHYRLAGGVKLEALKRMEIDFCVRVLRECFGLCLKIGRDLVRLLQDVVYIPELKELWKDLLFNPDVFRVSGFSDISQLYCVRTPKHYFLLRINPEMETELRFLLSFVKWGSQKRYQVWFAKKHFSLPGSETVMVDIVRFICCAHHPSNEIIQSSVIPRWAIIGWLLKCCRRNYFQANLKLALFFDWLFYDEKHDNIMNIEPAILLILNSVPKYVDITHTLLDFLFLLVDNYDFNRREMIARCVSTSFSLLLQKGVVHSFEPLTSCCLLAPPIHQRLAIFIAPKSTLNSFAPQVITEGEVGK
- the LOC120277930 gene encoding calcium-dependent protein kinase 28-like codes for the protein MEQSSSLQPPSSSKPASVLPYKTPNLRDHYRVGRKLGQGQFGTTYLCVDKADGKEYACKSIPKRKLLCREDYEDVWREIQIMHHLSEHAHVVRIRGAYEDTLFVHLVMELCAGGELFDRIIQKGHFSERKAAQLIKTIVGVVEACHSLGVMHRDLKPENFLFSSGDEEAALKATDFGLSVFYKPGDTFSDVVGSPYYVAPEVLRKLYGPEADVWSAGVILYILLSGVPPFWAETEAGIFRQILQGRLDFESEPWPCISESAKDLIRRMLNRDPKKRFTAHEVLSHPWIVDDRVAPDKPLDSAVLSRLKHFSAMNKLKKMALRVIAESLSEEEIGGLKELFKMIDTDNSGTITFDELKDGLRRVGSELMESEIQALMNAADIDNSGTIDYGEFLAATVHLNKLEREENLMSAFSFFDKDGSGYITIDELSQACREFGLDDVHLEEMIKEIDQDNDGQIDYNEFAAMMRKGNAGGGGIGRRTMRNTLNTNLGDALRITNNTLP
- the LOC120277932 gene encoding integrator complex subunit 3 isoform X2 — translated: MELPQLLQCKPFECENPLGISLREAFVLLQSQLKPPFSLKIPNPSEYSQLNLAIVYGILTQPQLAKTHLTHLHAIVTDGYCFFTSTLIKLVNDSFPRLLGTPRTQLLWLTSKLVDVSAVKIEALLVLLLRWIIGGDFSEPNLWLCAELLKMFLDKWEWLSNDPLVLTSALFAYLRLLADHYRLAGGVKLEALKRMEIDFCVRVLRECFGLCLKIGRDLVRLLQDVVYIPELKELWKDLLFNPDVFRVSGFSDISQLYCVRTPKHYFLLRINPEMETELRFLLSFVKWGSQKRYQVWFAKKHFSLPGSETVMVDIVRFICCAHHPSNEIIQSSVIPRWAIIGWLLKCCRRNYFQANLKLALFFDWLFYDEKHDNIMNIEPAILLILNSVPKYVDITHTLLDFLFLLVDNYDFNRREMIARCVSTSFSLLLQKGVVHSFEPLTSCCLLAPPIHQRLAIFIAPKSTLNSFAPQVITEGEVL